In Colletotrichum destructivum chromosome 1, complete sequence, the sequence TCTCCCTGCTGGGATAGACGAGTTTTCGGGAAGCATCCAAGACATGAAGCAACCGTCGGTATTCCAACCAGGAGAATCATGGGAGTATGGTGTAAGTCTGACTACCCCTTTCTTCTTGTGACCTACCAGCTTCCTAACCGATGTAGATCGGCATCGACTGGGCCGGCATTGCTCTGGAGCGGGCTTCCAACACGAAGCTCAACGACTATATCCAGGTCAACGTTTGTCAGCCGCTCAACTTGCGTAGCGTCAACATGGTTCCGACCctggagatgaagaagggaTTGGCTTATATGCACTCCAGAGAGCGTGGAGGCAACATCGTCGCTCGGAAAcaccctcttcatcttccgcTGGTTGTTAAGTCGGAATTGGAGAACCACGCTTGCTTTAAAAGTGGTGGCGCTGGAATATTTGCAAACCCTCGAGAATACACCCGTACGTCGTTGTTCAAGCTGACTGGGGTCGGACTACAGCGTTGACCCGTCCGCAGGCATATTAGCGGTCTTTTTGAACGACGGCACCTGTCCGCTCACGAAAGCTCGAATCTTAAAGAAAGAAACGGTTAACGAGATGTTCACGGACCAGATTCCGGATGTTCCTGGCTCTGCCGAGAGCGGTGTTCAAGGCGCCAAAACCAAGTTGAGCAACATGCTTCCTGAGCTCTCTGCAGTTCTCGGTGGCTCGCCCCGAGGATGGGGCTTGACGTTTATGATCTCAGGGGGCAAAACTGGACGATCCAACAAAACCGCCTGGTGGGTGGGGTTGCCGAACTTATTCTGGTGGTGTGACAGAGAGAACGGTGTTGCTGGGATGATCTGTTCTCAGATTTTGCCGTTTGGCGATCGAGCAGTTGTCGAACTTTGGTCTAAAGTAGAAACCACGGTCTATGAGGGACTTCGTGCTACGACCAAGGATGGACTTCCGTTGTGAGTCTGGTTCTTGTGTCGGGGTGGTGTCGAAATGTTTGTTGTCTTCAACTgagcacacacacagagtTTATTACGCCCTGGCTAAGCCATAAAGGGCTCTTACGTCTATCTTACATGCTACCATTATTGATTGTCTACCCTGGTCTCAAAATAAGCCCCATATATAAGATCCACTTCCGTCTGCGTCATCTTTGATTACTCCTTCCGATGATTGCGATTTCTCGTGAAGGTTAGTAGCAGGTACTCTTGGAGCCAATTCCTCCAAGTGTTCAGGTCTCTATTTTCGGCGGCTGAAGCGAGCCCTGCTGTCGATGGCACGAGGGTGCGTGAGGGGTTAGTCGGTGATTAGTATTGGTGCTGTGATAttgtgctgttgttgtcctaCGTTTGGTTGATCTGCATATCGAGTCGTCCCGTTGCCATGGCAAACTTCACTGTTTCTCTTACGACGTCCATGCATGGTGACCAGTCGTCGTCAGGGTCGGATGTGGCCTTCCCGCCTAAGTAAAATGACAGATTGCCTCTGTGCGTATCAGTTCGTTGGATCATCGGTGCGCGTTGTACTGTCCATTGGGTGCACCGGAAGAGAAAATGCTCGACCGTCTCTGCTGCTTGCCCGCATGCACATTgctccgagacggccgcccCGATCTGGTGCAGGTACCAGTTGAGCCTTGCCATCCCCGTCCGTAGCTGGGCCAGTATGCTGGCCTCCTTCCATGAAAATGAGTCGTATAGTTGCCGTGTATGCATTCCCGGCAGGGCAGCATCGACCCTTTTCGAGAACTTTCCTACACCTTCGGGTAGCCTGCGGTACTTCTGTATTCTCTCTAGCGCGTGCCTTAGGGTGGTTGAATAGGCCCtcgctggcttcttccttggcgtctTCCCTAGTTGCGTGCTCTCTTTCGCCGCTGTTATGGCCGCCAGCTTGAGGTCGGACTCTACTTCTGCCGGAAGCCAGAAGAGTGTAACCTTGTTGCCTCTACTTTCGAGCGCTTTGGTTGCACTGCATATGCGACGGATCTCGTGCTGGCCCGACTGTTGCCGAGGCCTTCCTGCTGCTAAGACGGCCGCTTTGTTGGTGGAGAAAACGTAGATGGCGAGGTAACGGACTCTCTTCGAAAGAGACTCCAGCACCGCTGCTATCGCCATGAGTTCCGCCGTATATGGGTTTTGCTCCGTCCTAGGGCCGACGGTGGttgatgctgtcgtcgtGGAGCCGCCTCTGCTGTGCGACAAAGGGAGCAATACTGTTGTTCCGTAGCCCACGATTCCGTTTCTTGCCGAGCTGCCTGTTGCAGCCCTCACGGCCCACCCAGTCTGGGTCGCCTTGCTTGCCCtatcgccgtcttcttccactaCCGTATGGATTCGACTTTCCCACGGTGGCTGTGGGAACGCTTCGATGGTCTCTAGCCTGTCCACTGGTAGGTCTTGGTATGCTGTGGCCATCTTCTGGAAAGGCGAGATGTGCCTCTTGAAGCTCTGAGGTCTGATGCGTCACAGCGGGTGACTCGTAGGCAGAGTCTGGCGACGCACCCAGAACTTGATCGCTTTCCTTTCGAATCGTTCCTGGGCTGACTGTAtgcttgcttctgcttcggcGACCGCTGTGGCCACTGTATTGAAGGTTCCAATGATCGCTTGAGCTCCAATCCTCTGTATCCTGTTGATGACCTTCATCTGGGCTACTCTGCACCTGTGTTTCCAGACGTTCGACGCATAATCTATTGTCGGTgctaccgccgccacgaagagttgccttgccgtcgacggagaTAGGCCCTTAAGTCGTCTGAGCTCCAGCacggcttcgaggccttTCGACGCCGCTTCTGCCACGTGTTGCTTGAAATGGAGTTTGGTGTCCATGATTACGCCTAAAACCTTTACGCGGTCTTTGGGCCTGACTGTGTCCCCTTTGATGTCGAAGGTTGAGTAGTCTTCCGGTTGTCGCCAGTTACGGGTGAAGTGtatgatggccgtcttgtctgtTTCGAATGTCGCCCCGCTTCGTCGTTCCCAGTCGAGGGCTCGGTCAATGATGGCCTGGATTCCTTGTCGGTTCGCCTCTCGCGATGGTCCGGTGACCCATGCCGTATAGTCGTCTACAAATGCCAGCGATCCTCCATTCTCATCGATTTGGTGCTGGACCAagtcggcgttgaagaaAAGGAACAGGACAGGCGACAGCGGTGAGCCCTGAGGTAGCCCAGCTTGAGGCCCCGAACAACCCACTCCTTCCGGGAAgccactcggccggccgtggctgtGCCTTAACGACCCCGTTAGCCTTTTGCTCCACATGGAGACCTTCCCACAGGAGTGTCTCGGCCCCAGGCAAAGccgagacggtgccgccCCGTATCCGGTACGGGCCATACGGTCGCGTCGTCCGAGTTTGCACCTTAAGCCGGCCGCAACTGCACTCCAGTCTCTGAGCCGACCGACATgcgcctccgtcctctcgAGCCACCGTGTCGTCTCCGCAGGTCTCAAGTGCAGGGGCTACTACGCCGGCGATACCACGTTGTGTCGGAGAGATATGGCATCTCGATATACCAGACACACCGGCGATACCacgcccgagggcggcccagGTACGAGCTGGGAGCGCGTCTGATGTACCTGCCCTATCCCTCCGCACAACGGCCCAGGTACGAACTGAGAAC encodes:
- a CDS encoding Putative beta-lactamase/transpeptidase, with protein sequence MPLSPQVAQEIRSIVDDAVVDPNHVPGTTVVVVDRSGTEHIAHSAGKRGISSNEPMTMETVYWMASCTKMIVGVACMQLVERDLLKLDDSDHLEKLCPELADVKVLSVEGKLVEKKRWITLRMLLTHTSGFGYAFLNERLRNWSLPAGIDEFSGSIQDMKQPSVFQPGESWEYGIGIDWAGIALERASNTKLNDYIQVNVCQPLNLRSVNMVPTLEMKKGLAYMHSRERGGNIVARKHPLHLPLVVKSELENHACFKSGGAGIFANPREYTRILAVFLNDGTCPLTKARILKKETVNEMFTDQIPDVPGSAESGVQGAKTKLSNMLPELSAVLGGSPRGWGLTFMISGGKTGRSNKTAWWVGLPNLFWWCDRENGVAGMICSQILPFGDRAVVELWSKVETTVYEGLRATTKDGLPL